Proteins found in one Geomonas subterranea genomic segment:
- a CDS encoding NAD(P)H-hydrate dehydratase: MKVVSGQVMQLMDRRAIGEFGVPGVELMERAGRSCADVIEEAFGEREARRAVIVAGKGNNGGDGFVISRLLAERGWEAPVLLLAAPEAVSGDAAANLARLAPATVKSLPQGVAGAETLLKSATVIVDALLGTGMNSEVSGIYGEAIDLINAAGVPVVSVDIPSGVDSASGKVLGRAVRADITVTFALAKLGNILYPGAGLCGRLVVADIGMPDAVVAGAEGAEYVDAAAAAALFRPRSATAHKGSGGHCLIVAGSTGKTGAAAMAANSAQRSGAGLVTLAVPAALNPVLEQKTTEVMTIPTGPEGAGYLRAGSLAEILAAAAVRDVVALGPGIGTAPSTVYLVHSLLAALDKPLVLDADGLNAVAHNPELLLAGSGRVTVLTPHPGEMARLAGCSIPEVEADRIGCARAFAAKYRVHLILKGARSVIAAPDGSVAINGSGNPGMASGGMGDVLTGVVAAFLGQGYPPFAACQLGAFVHGHAADLLVERLGTQGLNASDVQEMLPVALASLGAPRNTATNN; encoded by the coding sequence ATGAAGGTCGTGAGCGGACAGGTCATGCAGCTTATGGATCGCCGGGCCATCGGCGAGTTCGGCGTGCCGGGGGTGGAGCTCATGGAGCGAGCCGGGCGGAGCTGCGCCGACGTCATCGAGGAGGCGTTCGGTGAGAGGGAGGCGAGGCGTGCCGTCATCGTGGCGGGAAAGGGGAACAACGGCGGCGACGGCTTCGTGATCTCCCGGCTGCTCGCCGAGCGCGGCTGGGAAGCGCCGGTGCTGCTTCTGGCCGCGCCGGAGGCGGTGTCGGGAGATGCCGCGGCGAATCTCGCGCGCCTTGCGCCTGCAACGGTAAAGAGTCTGCCGCAGGGGGTTGCCGGGGCGGAGACCCTGCTGAAAAGCGCCACCGTCATCGTGGACGCGCTGCTCGGTACCGGCATGAACAGCGAGGTCTCCGGCATCTACGGCGAGGCCATCGACCTCATCAACGCGGCCGGCGTGCCCGTGGTCTCGGTCGATATCCCCTCGGGCGTCGACTCCGCCAGCGGAAAGGTGCTGGGGCGCGCGGTGCGCGCCGACATCACCGTCACCTTCGCCCTGGCGAAGCTCGGCAACATCCTGTACCCGGGCGCGGGACTGTGCGGACGGCTCGTGGTGGCCGACATCGGCATGCCTGACGCCGTGGTCGCCGGGGCCGAAGGAGCGGAGTACGTCGATGCCGCCGCCGCGGCCGCGCTCTTCCGCCCCCGCAGCGCCACCGCCCACAAGGGGAGCGGCGGCCACTGTCTCATCGTCGCCGGCAGCACCGGGAAGACCGGCGCCGCCGCCATGGCGGCCAACAGCGCGCAGCGCAGCGGTGCGGGGCTCGTTACCCTGGCCGTGCCGGCCGCGTTGAACCCGGTGCTGGAACAAAAGACCACCGAGGTCATGACCATCCCGACCGGGCCGGAAGGTGCCGGGTACCTCAGGGCCGGATCGCTCGCCGAGATTCTCGCCGCCGCGGCTGTCCGCGACGTGGTCGCGCTGGGACCGGGGATCGGCACCGCCCCCTCTACGGTCTATCTGGTGCACTCGCTCCTCGCCGCGCTCGATAAGCCGCTGGTTCTGGATGCCGACGGACTGAACGCCGTGGCGCATAACCCTGAGCTCCTGCTCGCGGGATCGGGGCGGGTCACCGTGCTCACCCCGCATCCGGGGGAGATGGCGCGCCTTGCCGGTTGCTCGATACCGGAGGTGGAGGCCGACCGTATCGGATGCGCGCGCGCCTTCGCCGCAAAGTACCGGGTGCACCTGATCCTGAAGGGGGCGCGCAGCGTCATCGCCGCGCCGGACGGGAGCGTCGCCATCAACGGCAGCGGCAATCCCGGCATGGCCAGCGGCGGGATGGGGGACGTCCTGACCGGGGTGGTCGCCGCCTTCCTGGGACAGGGGTATCCGCCGTTCGCCGCTTGCCAACTGGGCGCCTTCGTCCACGGCCACGCGGCCGATCTGCTGGTGGAGAGACTCGGCACCCAGGGGCTGAACGCCTCCGACGTGCAGGAGATGCTCCCCGTCGCGCTCGCCAGCCTGGGGGCGCCCCGCAACACCGCAACGAACAACTAA
- a CDS encoding CBS domain-containing protein — protein sequence MMKAKEIMTTDVITVRRDTTVRDLAKLFAERRISSVPVVDDEGLLIGIVSESDLIEQDKPLHIPTVISIFDWVIYLESDKRFEKELQKMTGQSVGDIYSEEVASVGPEAPVSEVAEIMTERKVQAVPVVEGRRVVGIIGRIDMVRTMIA from the coding sequence ATGATGAAAGCGAAAGAGATCATGACCACAGACGTCATCACCGTGCGCCGCGACACCACCGTCAGGGATCTCGCCAAGCTCTTCGCCGAGCGCCGCATCTCCAGCGTCCCCGTGGTGGACGACGAGGGGCTCCTGATCGGCATCGTCTCGGAAAGCGACCTGATCGAGCAGGACAAGCCGCTGCACATCCCCACCGTCATCTCCATCTTCGACTGGGTCATCTACCTGGAGAGCGACAAGCGCTTCGAGAAGGAGCTGCAGAAGATGACCGGCCAGAGCGTCGGCGACATCTATTCGGAGGAGGTCGCCAGCGTGGGACCGGAGGCACCGGTCTCCGAGGTTGCCGAGATCATGACCGAGAGGAAGGTCCAGGCCGTTCCCGTCGTCGAAGGGCGCCGCGTAGTCGGCATCATCGGGCGCATCGACATGGTGCGCACCATGATAGCCTAG
- the tsaE gene encoding tRNA (adenosine(37)-N6)-threonylcarbamoyltransferase complex ATPase subunit type 1 TsaE, with the protein MSCVTTKSQEETVQLGARVGRLLRPGDFVALTGELGAGKTQFAKGIAIGMEVDPETPVTSPTYTILNIYQGRIPLYHFDLYRLEGAHDVEALGFEEYFSGDGACVVEWAERLEDELPGDVLTVTLEHAGVDERSVRFEWKGPRARAIVEQLPGAA; encoded by the coding sequence ATGTCCTGCGTGACGACAAAGAGCCAGGAAGAGACCGTGCAACTGGGAGCGAGGGTGGGGCGGCTTTTGCGGCCCGGGGACTTCGTGGCCCTCACCGGGGAACTGGGGGCGGGCAAGACCCAGTTCGCCAAGGGGATCGCCATCGGGATGGAGGTGGACCCGGAGACCCCGGTGACGAGCCCCACCTACACCATCCTCAACATCTACCAGGGGCGGATTCCGCTGTACCATTTCGACCTGTACCGGCTGGAGGGGGCGCACGACGTCGAGGCGCTCGGCTTCGAGGAGTACTTCTCCGGGGACGGCGCCTGTGTGGTCGAGTGGGCCGAGCGCCTGGAGGACGAGTTGCCGGGGGACGTTTTAACCGTCACGCTGGAACACGCGGGGGTGGATGAGCGCAGCGTCCGGTTCGAGTGGAAGGGCCCCAGGGCCCGGGCCATCGTCGAGCAGTTGCCGGGCGCCGCGTAG
- a CDS encoding aspartate kinase yields MALVVQKYGGTSMGSVERIRNVAKRVAKTYDAGNDMVVVVSAMAGETNKLVALANEVCEFPDNREYDVLVAAGEQVSIALLAMCLKAMGYKAKSYLGFQVPILTDTSYSKARIESIDDKKMRADLKEGTILIVAGFQGVDESGSVTTLGRGGSDTSAVALAAALKADVCEIFTDVDGVYTTDPNICKDAKKIERISYEEMLELASLGAKVLQIRSVEFASKYNVDVHVRSSFNENLGTMVTKEDKEMEAVLVSGIAYAKDEVKIAVMQVPDKPGIAAQILSPLSDANISVDMIVQNVSEAGSTDFTFTVPQADFKKALSITKETAEAIHAKDVLSDENVTKVSIVGLGMRSHAGVATTMFQALAKEGINIQMISTSEIKISVVVDAKYTELAVRVLHDAFGLAGK; encoded by the coding sequence ATGGCTTTGGTGGTCCAAAAGTACGGCGGCACCTCGATGGGGTCTGTCGAACGAATTCGCAACGTCGCCAAGAGGGTGGCAAAAACCTATGACGCCGGCAACGACATGGTGGTGGTTGTCTCCGCCATGGCAGGCGAAACCAATAAGCTGGTCGCGCTTGCCAACGAGGTGTGCGAGTTCCCGGACAACCGCGAATACGACGTACTCGTCGCGGCGGGGGAGCAGGTCTCCATCGCCCTTCTCGCCATGTGTCTGAAAGCCATGGGGTATAAGGCGAAGTCCTACCTCGGCTTCCAGGTGCCCATCCTCACCGACACCTCCTACAGCAAGGCCCGCATCGAGAGCATCGACGACAAGAAGATGCGCGCGGACCTGAAAGAGGGGACCATCCTGATCGTGGCCGGCTTCCAGGGCGTGGACGAGTCCGGCAGCGTGACCACACTGGGGCGCGGCGGCTCCGACACCTCGGCGGTGGCACTCGCCGCGGCCTTGAAGGCCGACGTCTGCGAGATCTTCACCGACGTGGACGGCGTCTACACCACCGACCCCAACATCTGCAAGGACGCCAAGAAGATCGAGCGCATCTCCTACGAGGAGATGCTGGAGCTGGCAAGCCTCGGCGCCAAGGTGCTGCAGATCCGCTCCGTGGAGTTCGCCAGCAAGTACAACGTCGACGTCCACGTCCGCTCGAGTTTCAACGAAAATCTCGGAACCATGGTTACCAAGGAGGATAAAGAAATGGAAGCAGTGCTCGTCTCGGGTATAGCCTACGCCAAGGATGAAGTGAAGATCGCCGTCATGCAGGTGCCGGACAAGCCGGGGATCGCCGCACAGATCCTTTCGCCGCTCTCCGACGCCAACATCTCCGTCGACATGATCGTCCAGAACGTGAGCGAGGCCGGTTCCACCGACTTCACCTTCACCGTGCCCCAGGCCGATTTCAAGAAGGCGCTCTCCATCACCAAGGAAACCGCCGAGGCGATCCACGCCAAGGACGTCCTCTCCGACGAGAACGTCACCAAGGTCTCCATCGTCGGCCTGGGCATGAGGAGCCACGCGGGGGTCGCCACCACCATGTTCCAGGCGCTCGCGAAAGAGGGGATCAACATCCAGATGATCTCCACCTCGGAAATCAAGATCTCGGTCGTGGTCGACGCCAAGTACACCGAGCTCGCCGTCCGCGTCCTGCACGACGCCTTCGGGCTGGCGGGGAAATAA
- the cimA gene encoding citramalate synthase encodes MSLVKLYDTTLRDGTQAEDISFLVEDKIRIAHKLDECGIHYIEGGWPGSNPKDVAFFKDIKKEKLSQAKIAAFGSTRRAKVTPDKDQNLRTLVESKADAATIFGKTWDFHVHEALRIPLEENLELIFDSLEFLKKNMPEVFYDAEHFFDGYKSNPDYAIKTLQAAQQAGADCIILCDTNGGSMPYEIAAIVDEVKKTITTPLGIHAHNDGECAVANSIISVQQGIVHVQGTINGFGERCGNANLCSIIPALKAKMQRDCISDAQMRTLRELSRYVYELANLAPNKHQPYVGNSAFAHKGGVHVSAIQRHPETYEHMRPELVGNTTRVLVSDLSGRANILAKATEFNINLDSKDPVTLEILEDIKSMENRGYQFEGAEASFELLMKRALGTHRKFFSVIGFRVIDEKRTEDDQPISEATIKVKVGGKIEHTASEGHGPVNALDNALRKALEKFYPKLKDVKLHDYKVRVLPAGQGTASSIRVLIESGDKEGRWGTVGVSSNVIEASYQALVDAIEFKLHKDEETAAPKK; translated from the coding sequence ATGAGCCTGGTCAAACTGTACGACACGACGCTTAGGGATGGAACGCAGGCGGAGGACATCTCTTTCCTGGTCGAGGACAAGATCCGCATCGCCCACAAGCTGGACGAGTGCGGCATTCACTACATCGAGGGGGGATGGCCCGGCTCTAACCCGAAGGACGTCGCCTTCTTCAAGGACATCAAGAAGGAGAAGCTCTCCCAGGCGAAGATCGCGGCCTTCGGCTCGACCCGCCGCGCCAAGGTCACCCCGGACAAGGACCAGAACCTGCGCACCCTGGTGGAGTCCAAGGCCGACGCCGCCACCATCTTCGGCAAGACCTGGGACTTCCACGTGCACGAGGCGCTCAGGATCCCGCTCGAGGAGAACCTGGAGCTGATCTTCGACTCGCTGGAATTTCTCAAGAAGAACATGCCGGAGGTCTTCTACGACGCCGAGCACTTCTTCGACGGCTACAAGTCCAACCCCGACTACGCGATCAAGACGCTGCAGGCGGCCCAGCAGGCGGGCGCCGACTGCATCATCCTGTGCGACACCAACGGCGGCTCGATGCCGTATGAGATCGCGGCGATCGTGGACGAGGTGAAGAAGACCATCACCACCCCGCTTGGCATCCACGCCCACAACGACGGCGAGTGCGCAGTGGCCAACTCCATCATCTCGGTGCAGCAGGGGATCGTGCACGTGCAGGGGACCATCAACGGCTTCGGCGAGCGCTGCGGCAACGCGAACCTCTGCTCCATCATCCCCGCGCTCAAGGCGAAGATGCAGCGCGACTGCATCTCCGACGCCCAGATGAGGACCTTGAGGGAACTCTCCCGCTACGTCTACGAGCTGGCCAACCTCGCCCCCAACAAGCATCAGCCCTACGTCGGCAACTCCGCCTTCGCCCACAAGGGAGGCGTACACGTCTCTGCCATCCAGCGCCACCCGGAAACCTACGAGCACATGCGTCCGGAACTGGTGGGGAACACCACCCGCGTGCTGGTCTCCGACCTCTCCGGGCGGGCCAACATCCTCGCCAAGGCGACCGAGTTCAACATCAACCTGGACAGCAAGGACCCGGTGACCCTGGAGATCCTGGAAGACATCAAGTCCATGGAGAACCGCGGCTACCAGTTCGAGGGGGCCGAGGCTTCCTTCGAACTCCTGATGAAACGCGCCCTCGGCACGCACCGGAAGTTCTTCTCGGTGATCGGCTTCCGGGTCATCGACGAGAAGCGCACCGAGGACGATCAGCCCATCTCCGAGGCGACCATCAAGGTCAAGGTGGGTGGGAAGATCGAGCATACCGCGTCCGAGGGGCACGGTCCGGTCAACGCCCTGGACAACGCCCTCAGGAAGGCGCTCGAGAAGTTCTATCCCAAGCTGAAGGACGTGAAGCTGCACGACTACAAGGTCCGCGTGCTCCCGGCGGGGCAGGGGACGGCTTCATCCATCCGCGTCCTCATCGAGAGCGGTGACAAGGAAGGGCGCTGGGGGACCGTCGGCGTCTCCAGCAACGTCATCGAGGCCTCCTACCAGGCCCTGGTCGACGCCATCGAGTTCAAGCTGCACAAGGACGAGGAGACGGCGGCACCGAAGAAATGA
- a CDS encoding ComEA family DNA-binding protein, protein MIPRSQRLAFWCLALLLTLSLYMKGRSPSVKGGGRTAFSRYTGQGITVRLAGKVPYPGVYRLPAGTVAGAAIKMTLAGGDGAASVRGPVTRPLASGDVVALAEDGAGNTLISLTKMGAKERMLLKIPLDPDLLQEEEWILLPGIGPALSRRIMADRQENGAFGSVEGLLRIPGIGEGKLAAIRRFF, encoded by the coding sequence ATGATCCCCAGGAGCCAGCGACTCGCCTTCTGGTGCCTCGCCCTGCTCCTCACCCTCTCGCTGTACATGAAAGGCCGTTCTCCCTCCGTTAAAGGTGGTGGGAGGACGGCCTTTTCCCGTTATACGGGGCAGGGGATCACGGTGCGGCTCGCCGGAAAGGTTCCGTATCCGGGCGTTTACAGGCTCCCGGCGGGAACGGTGGCAGGCGCCGCCATTAAAATGACGCTGGCTGGCGGGGATGGCGCGGCAAGCGTCAGAGGACCCGTCACTCGGCCCCTCGCAAGCGGCGACGTGGTCGCCCTGGCCGAGGATGGCGCTGGTAATACCTTGATTTCACTAACTAAAATGGGCGCCAAGGAGCGGATGCTCCTGAAGATACCGCTGGACCCCGACCTGCTCCAGGAGGAGGAATGGATCCTCCTCCCCGGCATCGGACCGGCACTTTCCCGACGCATCATGGCCGACCGTCAGGAAAATGGCGCTTTCGGCTCGGTGGAGGGGCTGCTGCGGATACCCGGCATCGGGGAGGGGAAGCTCGCGGCGATTCGAAGGTTTTTCTAA
- a CDS encoding RrF2 family transcriptional regulator produces MMELTRKGEYAIRGIIYLAQQPPGRVSLISEIAAAAEVPQTFLAKIFQSFAKLGLVSSSRGTGGGFTLARPASAITLREVVEAVEGPILPNRCLLGSACDRGGPCRVHAVWKQVQTEVVHILDGVTIDTLARNPDP; encoded by the coding sequence ATGATGGAACTGACCCGCAAGGGTGAATACGCGATACGTGGCATCATCTACCTGGCGCAGCAGCCTCCGGGGCGGGTCTCACTCATCAGCGAGATAGCAGCTGCTGCCGAGGTGCCGCAGACCTTCCTCGCCAAGATCTTCCAGAGCTTCGCCAAGCTTGGCCTGGTGAGCTCCTCGCGCGGAACCGGCGGCGGCTTCACGCTGGCGCGCCCGGCGTCCGCCATAACCTTGCGTGAGGTGGTCGAAGCCGTCGAGGGACCGATCCTTCCCAACCGCTGCCTGCTGGGCAGCGCCTGCGACAGGGGTGGCCCCTGCCGCGTGCACGCCGTATGGAAGCAGGTTCAAACCGAGGTGGTCCACATCCTGGACGGCGTCACCATCGATACCCTGGCCCGCAACCCGGACCCGTAG
- a CDS encoding cytochrome ubiquinol oxidase subunit I, whose product MDVLTLSRLQFAITSMFHFIFVPLTLGLSVLVAMMETRYVLSGNEMYKRMAKFWGKLFLINFALGVVTGITMEFQFGMNWAEYSRYVGDIFGAPLAIEATVAFFMESVFIGVWAFGWDKVGRRFHAVSIWLVALATNLSGLWILLANGWMQHPVGYVLRNGRAEMVDFMALITNPFGLLKFGHQIVSGYTVAGFFVMGISAYHLLKARNREFFKASFGMAAVFALAASIMVAVIGDFHAADVAKTQPAKFAAMEAVWNSCSNAPMHLIAFPDEKNECNLVSALPVPGLLSFLAFHDTNAQIRGITSFPKDERPPVLPVFLSFRLMVGLGTLFILLSAAGLFLSRNGLLEKYPLFLKLLVLCIPLPYIANQLGWLVSEVGRQPWIVYGIMKTSDAVSKSLELSQVIGSLLGFTLLYGLLGFVDIYLLAKFARKGPEETHVGATNAFRN is encoded by the coding sequence ATGGATGTACTAACCCTGAGCAGGCTGCAGTTCGCCATCACCAGCATGTTCCACTTCATTTTCGTCCCCCTGACCCTGGGACTGTCGGTCCTGGTGGCCATGATGGAGACCCGCTACGTGCTGAGCGGCAACGAGATGTACAAGAGGATGGCGAAGTTCTGGGGCAAGCTGTTCCTGATCAACTTCGCCCTCGGCGTGGTGACCGGCATCACCATGGAGTTCCAGTTCGGCATGAACTGGGCCGAGTACTCGCGCTACGTGGGCGACATCTTCGGGGCTCCCCTGGCCATCGAGGCGACCGTGGCCTTCTTCATGGAAAGCGTGTTCATCGGGGTCTGGGCCTTTGGCTGGGACAAGGTGGGGAGGAGGTTCCACGCCGTCTCCATCTGGCTGGTGGCGCTGGCGACCAACCTATCGGGGCTTTGGATCCTCCTGGCTAACGGCTGGATGCAGCACCCGGTCGGGTACGTGCTCAGAAACGGGCGCGCCGAGATGGTGGACTTCATGGCGCTCATCACCAACCCCTTCGGCCTGCTGAAGTTCGGTCACCAGATCGTCTCCGGCTACACCGTGGCCGGCTTCTTCGTGATGGGGATCTCCGCCTATCACCTGCTCAAGGCGCGTAACCGCGAATTCTTCAAGGCCTCCTTCGGCATGGCCGCCGTTTTCGCGCTGGCCGCATCCATCATGGTCGCCGTCATAGGGGACTTCCACGCGGCCGACGTCGCCAAGACCCAGCCCGCCAAGTTCGCCGCCATGGAAGCGGTCTGGAACTCCTGCAGCAACGCTCCGATGCACCTGATCGCCTTCCCCGACGAGAAGAACGAGTGCAACCTGGTTTCCGCGCTCCCCGTGCCGGGACTTCTAAGCTTCCTGGCCTTCCACGACACCAACGCCCAGATCCGCGGCATCACCTCCTTCCCCAAGGACGAGCGTCCGCCGGTTCTCCCGGTCTTTTTGAGCTTCCGCCTGATGGTCGGGCTGGGGACCCTGTTCATCCTCCTCTCCGCGGCCGGGCTCTTCCTCTCCAGAAACGGACTGCTGGAGAAATACCCCCTGTTTCTGAAGCTCCTGGTCCTCTGCATCCCGCTCCCCTACATCGCCAACCAGCTCGGCTGGCTGGTCTCCGAGGTGGGGAGGCAGCCCTGGATCGTCTACGGCATCATGAAGACCTCTGACGCGGTCTCCAAGTCGCTGGAACTGTCGCAGGTGATCGGCTCGCTGCTGGGGTTCACGCTCCTCTACGGTCTTTTGGGCTTCGTGGACATCTACCTGTTGGCCAAATTCGCCCGCAAAGGGCCTGAAGAAACTCACGTCGGCGCTACCAACGCCTTCAGAAACTAG
- the cydB gene encoding cytochrome d ubiquinol oxidase subunit II: MDLHIVWFVLWGVLWAVYFMLDGFVLGAGMLHRVLGKTDIDRRVVINSFGPVWDGNEVWLITAGGATFAAFPTTYALMFSYLYTPLLLLLFGLIVRGVSFEFRSKEESAAWRGCWDWAIVLSSFVPALLFGVAFGNIFSGLPMDQAGYHGSLVALLNPYGIVSGLLFVMLFLEHGALYVAVKSTGELSRRAESLARTLWIPLLVVAVAFLGYTNFATKLYDNYLKTPVLLVAPIVAVAALIGVRVLLGKGNTLSAFTASCVTILGVVGTGVIGLFPNLIPSSLDTLYSLTIYNSSSSEYTLRIMTAVAFMFVPVVILYKIWVYRIFRGRVTAEGVAADHEAY, encoded by the coding sequence ATGGATCTGCATATCGTATGGTTTGTACTTTGGGGTGTTCTGTGGGCGGTCTATTTCATGCTGGACGGCTTCGTCCTGGGGGCGGGGATGCTGCACCGCGTGCTGGGGAAAACCGACATCGACCGTCGCGTGGTCATCAACAGCTTCGGCCCGGTCTGGGACGGCAACGAGGTCTGGCTGATCACCGCTGGCGGCGCCACCTTCGCCGCATTCCCGACCACCTACGCGCTCATGTTCAGCTACCTGTACACGCCGCTTCTGCTCCTACTCTTCGGATTGATCGTGCGCGGGGTCTCCTTCGAGTTCCGCAGCAAGGAGGAGAGCGCCGCCTGGCGTGGCTGCTGGGACTGGGCCATCGTGCTCTCCAGTTTCGTGCCGGCGCTTCTTTTCGGCGTCGCCTTCGGCAACATATTTTCCGGGCTCCCCATGGACCAGGCGGGGTACCACGGCTCCCTCGTCGCCCTTTTGAACCCCTACGGGATCGTGAGCGGACTGCTCTTCGTGATGCTTTTTCTGGAGCACGGCGCCCTCTACGTGGCGGTGAAGAGCACGGGCGAACTGAGCCGGCGCGCCGAATCCCTGGCCCGCACCCTCTGGATCCCGCTGCTCGTGGTGGCGGTCGCCTTCCTTGGGTACACGAACTTCGCGACCAAACTCTATGACAACTACCTGAAGACCCCGGTGCTGCTGGTGGCTCCAATTGTGGCGGTCGCGGCGCTCATCGGCGTGCGCGTGCTGCTGGGGAAGGGGAACACCCTTTCCGCCTTCACCGCCTCCTGCGTCACCATCCTGGGCGTCGTGGGGACGGGCGTGATCGGGCTTTTCCCCAACCTGATCCCTTCCAGCCTGGACACGCTGTACAGCCTCACCATTTACAACAGCTCCTCCTCGGAGTACACGCTGCGGATCATGACCGCCGTCGCCTTCATGTTCGTGCCGGTGGTGATCCTGTACAAGATCTGGGTGTACCGGATCTTCAGGGGGAGGGTCACCGCCGAGGGGGTGGCCGCCGACCACGAGGCGTACTAG